A portion of the Nyctibius grandis isolate bNycGra1 chromosome 31, bNycGra1.pri, whole genome shotgun sequence genome contains these proteins:
- the OCLN gene encoding occludin has translation MFGKKSYDGPPTGYGPPTGDYGYAYDARSPPPGSYYIEDAPQHFYKWTSPPGVVRILEAIVILLCIAIFACVASTLAWEYGYGLGGAYGNGLGGFYGSGYYGSGLNYGYGYGYGGYGGYYGGVTNPRAANSFMIAMAVLCFLAQLGLFVASVSKSSGSRSRRFYLVVIVVCAVLAFVMLIASIVYIVGVNPQAQMTGSYYYNPLLTMCSQMYGSTYMNQYIYHYCTVDPQEAVAIVCGFLIVILLCLICFFAHKTRSKIWKYGKPNIYWDKVPVVQEGPNVEEWVKNVADGASVQDETATLAYSEKPTSPITAPPYSPPSYTYAPQNGYYPTGTYSSRGDQPDRAGSPSPAEEKAREQPPKPPARRGRRRRRNPELDESQYETDYTTAVESGDERDQDQWASLYPPISSDGTRQRYKQEFDTDLRRYKQLCAEMDSVNDRLNLLSKQLDSVAEDSPQYQDVAEEYNRLKDLKRSPDYQTKKLETKTLRNKLFHIKRMVSDYDKVRG, from the exons ATGTTCGGCAAGAAGTCCTACGACGGCCCCCCCACAGGCTACGGACCCCCCACGGGTGATTACGGCTACGCCTACGACGCCCGCTCGCCCCCGCCGGGCTCCTACTACATCGAGGACGCGCCGCAGCACTTCTACAAGTGGACGTCGCCACCCGGCGTGGTGAGGATCCTGGAGGCCATCGTCATCCTCCTCTGCATCGCCATCTTCGCCTGCGTGGCCTCCACCCTGGCCTGGGAGTACGGCTACGGCTTGGGGGGGGCTTATGGCAACGGGCTGGGGGGCTTCTACGGCTCCGGCTACTACGGCAGCGGGTTGAACTACGGCTACGGCTACGGCTACGGGGGCTACGGGGGCTACTACGGCGGCGTCACCAACCCGCGGGCGGCCAACAGCTTCATGATCGCCATGGCCGTGCTCTGCTTCCTGGCCCAGCTGGGGCTCTTCGTCGCCAGCGTCAGCAAATCGAGCGGCTCCCGCTCGCGGCGCTTCTACCTGGTGGTGATCGTGGTGTGCGCCGTGCTGGCCTTCGTCATGCTCATCGCCTCCATCGTCTACATCGTGGGGGTCAACCCCCAGGCGCAGATGACCGGCAGCTACTACTACAACCCCCTGCTGACCATGTGCAGCCAGATGTATGGCAGCACCTACATGAACCAGTACATCTACCACTACTGCACCGTGGACCCCCAGGAG GCCGTGGCCATCGTCTGCGGGTTCCTCATCGTCATCCTCCTCTGCCTCATCTGCTTCTTCGCTCACAAGACGCGGAGCAAGATCTGGAAGTACGGGAAACCCAACATCTACTGGGACAAGGTGCCCGTGGTCCAGGAGGGGCCCAACGTGGAGGAGTGG GTGAAGAACGTGGCGGACGGGGCGAGCGTGCAGGACGAGACGGCCACGCTCGCCTACTCGGAGAAGCCGACGAGCCCCATCACGGCACCACCCTACAGCCCCCCCTCCTACACCTACGCCCCCCAAAACGGGTATTACCCCACCGGGACCTACAGCAGCCGGGG CGACCAGCCGGACCGGgcgggcagccccagccccgcggagGAGAAGGCGCGGGAGCAGCCCCCCaagccccccgcccgccgcggccgccgccgccgccgcaaCCCCGAGCTGGACGAGTCGCAGTACGAGACCGACTACACCACGGCTGTGGAGTCCGGCGACGAGCGGGACCAGGACCAGTGGGCCAG CCTCTACCCCCCCATCTCCTCGGACGGCACCCGCCAGAGGTACAAGCAGGAGTTCGACACCGACCTGAGGCGCTACAAGCAGCTCTGCGCCGAGATGGACAGCGTCAACGACCGCCTCAACCTGCTCAGCAAACAGCTCGACAGCGTGGCCGAGGACAGTCCCCAGTACCAG GACGTCGCAGAGGAGTACAACAGGCTGAAGGACCTAAAGCGG AGCCCCGACTACCAGACCAAGAAGCTGGAGACCAAAACCCTGCGCAACAAACTCTTCCACATCAAGAGGATGGTGAGCGACTACGACAAGGTGCGGGGGTAG
- the OCEL1 gene encoding occludin/ELL domain-containing protein 1 yields the protein MAPSAPASPFLILTVLLCLAGSPRPSTCGGTRWPGSTGRSPGVPPVTAPPARAKHVVFEDEVAPSGRPPGRVPPAADGDKPGARSVPPGLAPRARAVPDYVVKYPAIRSPRQREGYKGVFQDQLAEYTELLGDVRAARRRLGDPQVATGRLPPRTPSRTDRAFLEKQQRCEYLKQKLTHIKARIREYDRDARGTAGCSGARAPTGTHAAGR from the exons atgGCCCCCTCCGCACCGGCGTCCcccttcctcatcctcaccgtgctgctctgcctggctggCAGCCCCCGTCCCTCCACATGTGGAGGCACGAGGTGGCCCGGAAGCACCGGGAGGTCCCCGGGTGTCCCCCCAGTCACC GCTCCGCCAGCCCGAGCCAAGCACGTCGTCTTCGAGGACGAGGTGGCGCCATCGGGGAGACCCCCGGGGAGGGTCCCCCCCGCCGCGGACGGGGACAAGCCGGGGGCCAGGTCGGTGCCCCCTGGGCTGGCACCCCGGGCACGCGCTGTCCCGGACTACGTGGT AAAGTACCCGGCAATCCGGAGCCCCCGGCAGCGGGAGGGCTACAAGGGCGTCTTCCAGGACCAGCTGGCAGAGTACACGGAGCTGCTCGGGGACGTCCGCGCCGCGCGGCGCAGGCTCGGTGACCCGCAGGTGGCAACAGGCCGGCTGCCCCCGCGCACCCCGAGCAGGACG GATCGGGCCttcctggagaagcagcagcgcTGCGAGTACCTGAAGCAGAAGCTGACCCACATCAAGGCGCGGATCCGGGAGTACGACCGCGACGCCCGCGGCACCGCCGGCTGCTCCGGAGCCCGCGCCCCGACCGGCACCCACGCCGCGGGACGGTGA